Genomic window (Methanobrevibacter ruminantium):
GGCAATGCCCACAGTCAAAGCAATCCCCATTATCAACCTCAACCGCTTTCTAATCAATAATTTCAATATTATCCCTAATGCAAACGGTTTGGCATAATTTACATCCAGTACAGGTTTCTGTATTTATTTCCAATTTCATTTTACCTCTTCCAAAAAATACTCATAAATTATTAATTGCATCCACTAAATCATTAATAAAAATCTCAACAGTTTCTTTATTTAACTCCAAAAGAGACAGATATGGATTTAAATCTTCAAG
Coding sequences:
- a CDS encoding 4Fe-4S binding protein, producing the protein MKLEINTETCTGCKLCQTVCIRDNIEIID